The genomic region TTGCACGGCTTGGGGCACAGGCAACAACCAGATTCCTCAATCGATCATCCTCGACAGAGCAGCGGCGGGGCCGTCGGCTTCGCCGACAGCCCTAATCCGCCTCACCCCAGGCCCTCTATTCGGCATTCCCGCCTGCGCGGGAAACCGGGAAACAGGCGCATGGACACCCGCTGCCACGCCCGACCTATCCATGAACAGATCGGCTCTGAGCCGGCACCATAAATAGGCACCGTGCGGGCGGACTGAACGAGACGGAAGCCCAGGTTGTTGTTCCGGTTGTCGGTGGTGTTCCTGTTCCGGTTGGATGCACGCAGGTTCTCCGGTGTGTTGTTCCAGGAGCCACCACGGATCACGCGCTGGCCGTCTCTTGGCCCATTCCCCTGGTAAACCCAGCCTGGGAGAAGATCGCTCGTCGCAGACCCTCTGTGTCAGCATGTTGCGCATGGCCGATCCAGCTTTGAGTCGAAGCCACCACAGCGGCCCATTCCAGACGCCACTCCCGATAAGCCTTCGCCATATGACGAAACTTTCGCGCGAACCGGTACCCATTATCACTCCGCAACCGGCGCCGCGTGGGAGAGACAACATATCCAAGCAGGTTCAGCCCATCGGCTACTGGTGAAATATGGGCCTTGCGTGGATGCATGCGAAGCCGATCAACCGCAAGCCGCTCACAGACCGCTGCACGAATCTCGGCCAGTCGATGTTTGTCATGATCCAGCACCACCATGTCGTCCACGTAGCGCAAGTACGGCCGGACCTTCAATCCTTGTTTGACGTACTGATCACAGTCGTCCAGATAGAGATTGGCGAAAAACTGACTCGTGAGATTGCCGATGGGAATACCGGTCCGCCGGTCGAGCGGCGTCAAGAGATCATCACCTGGGAAGTAATGAGGCTCGGCAGTGTTTAGCGGCGAACTCTCAATAATGCGGTCGAGTAAGTCCAAGACTCGCACATCCTTCATGCGTCGCCGGAGTTTGTCCTTCAGCAACTCATGATCAACGGAGGGAAAATACTGTTGGATATCCATCTTCAGCACATACCGATAGGTCTGTGCCCACGCTTGATAGCGATCGACCGCCGCATGCACCCCTTTGCCCGTTCGGCAGGCATAGCTGTCGAACATGAACGTGCGATCCAGTTGTGGCTCGATCACCTGCATTACCGCATGGTGCACGACTCGATCACGAAACGGGGCCGCCGCGATGATGCGAGGCTTGCGTTCGTAAATCGTGAACAGGCGGTACTCGCCCGGCTGATACGTTCCGTCCTGAAGCGAGCGTTGCAGCGGCAGCAACTCA from Nitrospira sp. harbors:
- a CDS encoding group II intron reverse transcriptase domain-containing protein — translated: MKRLDGIWNAVTSFENLLSAYRKARRGKRSKRGVAEFGLNLEHELLPLQRSLQDGTYQPGEYRLFTIYERKPRIIAAAPFRDRVVHHAVMQVIEPQLDRTFMFDSYACRTGKGVHAAVDRYQAWAQTYRYVLKMDIQQYFPSVDHELLKDKLRRRMKDVRVLDLLDRIIESSPLNTAEPHYFPGDDLLTPLDRRTGIPIGNLTSQFFANLYLDDCDQYVKQGLKVRPYLRYVDDMVVLDHDKHRLAEIRAAVCERLAVDRLRMHPRKAHISPVADGLNLLGYVVSPTRRRLRSDNGYRFARKFRHMAKAYREWRLEWAAVVASTQSWIGHAQHADTEGLRRAIFSQAGFTRGMGQETASA